TGGCGTTTGAAGTGGAAGCCTCTGCAGAGCTCGGACCTGTCGGTGATGTATCGACAAACGTTTCGTCCACGACTCGGAAGCGGATCTCCTCCCCAGTGTCCATGTACAGGTCATGGGCCCCTTCTTCCGTCTCGTATTCCCACACCCACACCTGCTCTGCTTCATCGCTGGCCACGCCAAGGGTTAAGGACGGAAAGCATCGGTATCCCACTCGGCAGATCACTTCCTGACAGTTTTGAGGACAGACACAACCCAAAGCCTTTTCACCATTATTTCTCAAACTGCAATGCACCGCCCCAGGTCATCATCTGCACAGCCCAGGACCCCTGACTGGTTTCTGATTTTCCCGCTTCAAGGTGTACGctgccaggcagagctggggttacccccaccccccaaacaaaacaaccagGAAAACTCAAACCAAACCAGACCCCTCAAACCCAAGAAGACCTTGCTTACCACAAGCAAGTATATTTGACACACCATGTATCCAGACATTACATGACGTGGCAAAACCAGCATTCTGTCTTCAGTGGCAGCCAAGACTAGAGGCAGGGATTACCACGCGGTTGTTCGGGGTTGCTGCCATTCATTTCTACCGGCGGGCACAATGGTCCTGCAAAACCTGATAAGCGCGAGGCCTGTCTAGCTGTGATAACAGTCGGCGGGACTTGCCCGACACAACGGCTCAGCTTCTGCCACCGAGCACCTTCATTGTTGCAGCAGTGAATGCCTGTTGGGCCAGCACTGCACAATCTTTTGAAATGAAGTAGTGAAGCTATCAAAGGTGATCAAAGGATACAACTtagctggctgctgcagggatTCCGGTGGGATGACAATATCGTCAAAGAATCCAagagaaactgcagagaaaagaatTTGATTAAGACTGAAATGATTCTTTGCAAATGATGTACCACAGCGATTCCTAAAATGCATTTCCAGACtcattctccttcctctttcaGGAAGGACATCTAAGGTCGTGCAGGAATTACTCTTTGAGCCACAACGCTCAATTTCAGTTGGCAGCAAAGCAACTGCCCAGCTGAAAGTCCATACAGCAACAGAGGGCACAGTCTTCATGCCTGCTGGGAAAGGAAAAGGctgtttggagcagagctggaagTGAAAGCGTTCCAAGAAATGAGTCAGATGCTATAGAGGTCTGTGGCAGAAAAGCGCTCAGAAATCACAGATGTAACATGTTAAATAAAGACCAATATAAAGTTAGAACAGCCCCCATCTCCCCCTTAAGACTGCATGATATTGAATTTTATCAGAGAGTGGACATGCCCAAATTCAGCAACAAATGCAGCCAAGATAATCTTACTGTCCCATCTTAACAACCAAGAGGAGGAACTCGCTTGCATGGAAGCCGCTACAAGAAAGGAAAGCAAGTCATCAATTATGTATTCCATGAATCTGACAGCGCTTTGTGCTCAGCAAGATGCTTCTCTGCCACGTTTTCAGGTGTAGGAAACGACCATGAATTTGCACAGAACTATAGGGAAGATGTATCAGACCAACACGAGCCGAAACTACCACTTTAAGGAATACAAGTTCTGTTAACTGAAGCGAGAAAATGCATCCAGTCTAAGCTCCAGAGGGGCTTGCCTGTGCTTCTTGGGCATGCACATGAATGACAAAAGGAAAGGGGAATGCAGACAAAGCCACCAAGCACAGGGGAAGCTGCCAGCCTCCAACTACCAAGCACCCTCAGCTCAGAGCAGCGCTAGAGGCCAGCAACAGTCTTTACCCAGCCTACAGACAGCACGATACCACCTGCAATCAGGGTATCTCAACAGAGCTAAGAGCTCTGCAGCTCATGTGTCCCTAACGTTAGAAGTTGTGGTTTACCGTGAACGCCATCCTGACTGCAGCTTTTAATCTGCCCAATCAGAATCTCATCCAGGAAGGGGTGGAAGACCACGTAGCGGAAATgcacttaaaagaaaacagatcaTTAATGTTACGTCCATGTTAGTGAACTATACTCTTTCCACACGGTGGCAGCCATTAAAACAAAATCCCATCTCCTATATGCCTTCTACGACGCTTACCCAGTTTCTTTTACAATTTCCTTGCAGGCGCTGATTACGGGAATAAGAGTTACTATTCCTAACTGTTTTGTACGAATTATGACAGTGGTTGATCAGCAGCCTCCTGTTCTCCGCTCATCAACTTTGCAAGAATTAAAGTTCACAATATAAGACTGTGAGATGAAGAACATGGAGCAGGGCCTCTGCTTTAGTCACGATGTGAGCGTTCCTGCACAATGCTTCAAGGCCAAGAATATGTTGAAATGATACATTCATAATACTTCTGCTCCTTACATCTCTGTCAGCAATGCTCTATTTTCTTCAAGTGAAATATCCAATATAAATTACTATCAGGGTAAATTAAGATTCTCTAACACAACTGGATTTTCATGCAGGTTAAAGCAAATGATGTTTCTAACTAAGCATTTTGAATTTCCAAGAAAGCTATACTAAGACAGTCTTAGCCAAACAATGCTGATGAGCAATTTAACATCATTTTAGCTGTCCATACTGTGTGCTCCCCTTTTACATAAAATCAGGCAGTACATTAGAGAAAGTCATTATGAGACACAACAGGATTTATGAAAGTGCTGCCCCAGATTCTGAAAGCAGGAGACTTTTTTCCAGGCTCGGAGAGAATATATTCTCTTGTTTCAGTTCAAGGAGTAATTCAAAGTTAAGAAGctgaatggagattaaagcaagtaGGAAAGCCTGCCACCCATCTTCAGTATCAGAGCTTTTATTTGCAGGGAGCAAGTTCTATTGGACTTAAAATTTAGACAAGGGGAGCCGCACACAGTTCAGTCCAGTTCCCTTCTAACaagaaacatttcatttgctTAAGCTATGCTTCCACATTAAAAATTGAAGCTAGAAAAATGTACTTCTTTCCAGCTTATTTAAAGAAACTTATTTTAACTCAAGAAAATGTACGAAATTTGCTTTTAGGCACTTACTTCCAGTTTTTACTCAGTTTTGCCAAAAGTTGAGTAAAGGAATTTGTCacttcttattaaaaataaaactcactAGAAATGTATGCTGAACCAGATCTGTCTAAGTCTCAAATAAAAATGTAGCAAAACTTCCAGCTAGGAAAACAGCATCAAATGCTGTGTAAATGTTATATATAGAAACATGTTTCAACATTCTAGCTAGGGAAAAcaagcttcaaaaagaaaaaatcttagaCAAATGCAGAACAATGAATACAACTTACTTTCTATGTGTGTATTTCCAACCATCTTAAATTAAATTTACCCTTTCCTTATCCCACACTTCTGGCTCTAATTGTAGAGCAGAGATGGACTGCTGGAGAAGGCAGACAGGACTGGCTATTTAAAGCTgtatttgtgcacaaaaaaatgcaaaggaaagagAGTTTTGCCATGTTCCTCTTGCACTCCTAGTAGGAACAGAGTTAAGGTTACAAACATCGTAAGTTTCTTTAAATTTCCTTTCCCTAACAATTGACCTCGGTTTACATTTCCAGCTCACTAACCTTCTGCACAACCATATAACTGAGGGCAAGCGTATACCTTTGGTATGTGACGCACCGTCGCCAGGGAATATGTATGAATCTTCCAGCTTTGTGATATCATACAGACAGATGCACAGGCCAACGTTGTATACAACCtgcccaaagaaaaaaaataattaaaaagcagtaaGTCAAGCAATGCACCAGGTTACATCAAGCAAGCCATCATATTTATACACCACACacaccttttcacagaatcacagaatggtaggggttggaagggacctctgtgggtcatctagtccaacccccctgccaaagcagggtcacctacagcaggctgcacaggaccttgtccaggcgggtcttgagtatctccagagaaggagactccacaacctccctgggcagcctgttccagtgcttcatcatcctcagagggaagaagttcttcctcatgttcagatggaacttcctatgcttcagttcgtgcccgttgccccttgtcctgtcactgggcaccactgaaaagagtttggccccatcctcctgacacccacccttgagatatttataagcatttataaggtcccctcgcagccttttcttcaggctgaacaagcccagctccctcagcctctcctcacaggagagatgctccagcctcctcaccatcctcatagccctccgctggacactctccagtagctcttcatctttcttgaactggggagcccagaactggacagagtactccagatggggcctcactagggcagagtagagggggaggagaacctccctcgacctgctggccacactcctcctgatgcatcccaggatcccattggccttcttggcagccagggcacactgctggctcatggtcaacttgttatccactaggacacccaggtccctctccacagagctgctctccagcaggtccgccacaagcctgtacagatgcatggggttgttcctccccaggtgccggaccctgcacttgcccttgttgaacttcatcaggttcctctctgcccaactttccagcctatccaggtcacgctgaatagcagcacagcctgctggtgcatccaccactcctcccagttctgtgtcatcagcaaactcgctgagggtacactctaactcttcatccaggtcattgatgaagaagttaaacaagactgggcccagtactgacccctgggggacaaacactagttaccagcctccaactagactcggcgccgctgacgacaaccctctgagttctgccattcagccagttctcaatccaccgcaccgaccactcatccagcccacatttcctgagcttccctaggaggatattatgggtaACCGTGTcgaaaggcttgctgaagtcgaggtagacaacatccactgccctcccctcatccacccagccagtcatgccatcgtagaaagctatcagattggtcaagcatgatttccccttggtgaatccatgttgactactcctgataaccttcttttcctccacttgcttgatgaagacctctagaatgagttgctccagcATCATTTTCAAAAGAAGGCAACAGAATGGTGGGAAGATGCGAGGGAGGCTGTTTTGGTACACGCCTTCAACAGCCCCAGCCATGCTGCACTGCAGGGGAACCCCTAACTTATTCAGGTGTTATAGGAAGATGTGTTTTCACTGGCACTGCAAAGAGCACTGCTACAAACACAAACCCTTGGGGTAACTGTCAGCAGTGAGAGAACTTGACCTGCCAAGATAGTAAAGCTGTCCACAAACATCATTCACCAGCCCCACAGGTTCTTCAAAGGCTGAACATTTCTTTTCTCTAGAGCTACACTCTCAGAAGCCTCTAGGCTTGCCCTTGTCTTAAATTATATTGGCTCTAGGCAGATGAGGAGAACTTTCGGTTTCTCTGTCACTTCTGAGACAGCTTCACAGCCTACAAAATGCGAGGCACCTACCAGCcatcagtggatgagggaaaagtATTGCTTTTCGTAACCTGCCTGTATAATCTGCTGTTCACAACCCTCAATCACCTCAGGTTGCTCTTTTGAGCTCCCTTGACATTCACAAGCTTCATTTTGGGTTTTGCGCCTGCCTCGCGCTGAAAGCTGTATGCTAATTGCAGTCCCAGGGGCTGCACAAGGAAACTGTGACCTCCCGGCCTATGACATAATGCTTTTTTATATCCCGCACCAAAGACCCACTTCCTACTGCTACACTGTACGCCAAGTACTAAGCACAGACCAGGTCAGCTATTAACACCTCCATTTCTCTTCCAGTATTACTGTTCTATATTTGTTTACATCGACTTTTTTTAAGATTCCCCCACTGGATGGATTAGTTCACATCCGCTTTTCACACTGCCTTTCGGACTGCTACTCTACACACAAACCAGCAGGTACTCTCACTTCTCTTCCACGCCTCTCTGCCCCATCTGGCATCTCCGTATCTTCCCACGGCAGCATTAGCCACTAGAAAAACGTCCCCTTTGAGATGACATGTGGCTGTCTCTGTTTGCAACCTCTGGTATTTCAGTCGCTGGGGATGGCC
The sequence above is drawn from the Opisthocomus hoazin isolate bOpiHoa1 chromosome 8, bOpiHoa1.hap1, whole genome shotgun sequence genome and encodes:
- the POLR3H gene encoding DNA-directed RNA polymerase III subunit RPC8 — its product is MFVLVEMTDTVRIPPWQFERKLNESIAEELNKKLANKVVYNVGLCICLYDITKLEDSYIFPGDGASHTKVHFRYVVFHPFLDEILIGQIKSCSQDGVHVSLGFFDDIVIPPESLQQPAKFDEAEQVWVWEYETEEGAHDLYMDTGEEIRFRVVDETFVDTSPTGPSSAEASTSNATEEVQKKEAPYTLVGSISEPGLGLLSWWTNS